In Pseudoalteromonas tetraodonis, the genomic window AGTAAACTTATTGGAGTAGTTACTTGTTCAAGGTATTAAAAATTATTCTGGCGGCACTTTTTTTAATTGGTGCGTTTGTATTGGGTTCTCAAAACCCACAATTAACACAAATTAACTACATAATAGCCAGTAATACATTACCTTTAGCCGTTATAATAAGTATCTGCTTTTTGCTAGGTGTTGTAGTGGGTTGTTTTGTGAGTTTTAAATTGTTCACGCAATTAAAGTGGCAAAATTACCGTTTAAAAAAGCAATTAACGCCTGAAAAAGATAATAAAAAGCGTATTGCCAACAAAGACACCTAATTATGATTGAGCTGTTGTTTTTACTGCTTCCCGTTGCTGCCGGTTATGGTTGGATCATGGGGAAAAACAGTGCAAAAAATCAGGCTCATCAATTTAATCGTCAAATTACTTCTGAATACAGTAAAGGGTTAAAGTTTTTACTGGATAGAGAAGAAGATCAGGGGCTTGAGCACTTAATTAATTTGCTCGAAGTAGCTGCTGACTCTGTTGAACATTATTCTACTTTAGCCACCATGTTTCGCCGTCGTGGTGAGCTTGACCGCGCAATAAAAATTCATGAACTGCTGCTAAAACACCCAAGTCTTAACGAAAAACAAGCCGCTAATAGCCGTTTAGAACTAGCCGAAGATTATATTATGGCTGGCTTATTAGACAGCGCAGAAGAACATTTAATATGGCTGGTAAAAAATAGCCATGCAGATGCACTCGATCCGATTATTTCTTTATATTCACAAACCCGTGAATGGGAAAAAGGCATTAATATGTTTGAAGCGCATACTGAGCTTTTTTCAAAAGAACAACACTTTAAAGCCATCGCTAATTTTTACTGTGAGCATGCCATTACCAGTAATAACCCACAACTCATGCGCAAAGCCATTAGCTTAAACTTTAAAACAATTAGGCCTTTATATGAGCTTGGACTGTCAGCTTACACCAAAGAAGATTACGTAAAAGCAATTTACTATTGGCGAGAATTAATCTGCCAATTTACTTTTTTTGCGCCATTGTTTATTGAAAAGTTAGCTCACAGCTATAAGCAATTAAAATTAACTCACCAATTTCATGAACTCATTACTGAGTTACTAGAAAAGGGTGGGGTGATGATAAAAATACAGCATTGCCAAGCCTTGCTTGAGCAAGGACACACTGAACAAGCCTTTGAATTTTTAACTGATAATTTAAAACGTCAACCCACTATTCGTGGCTTTAGTTTTTTATTACAGTTAATGAGTACAGAAAATAAAAATACAAAAGATGTGCTTAATCAAATCGATAAACTTGTTACTTCGTACATCGCCACTAAGCCTGACTTTCAATGTCAGCATTGTGGCTTTACTAGCTACACCATTTATTGGAATTGCCCTTCATGTAAACACTGGGAAACCATTGTGCCTAGCAGAGGCTTAGACGGATTTTAATCTTTATACTTTTCGCTCACTAGTAGGATAGTTATGTCTTTCGAAAAATCAAAAAAAATTCTTATCGCGCTTGATTATGATGATCAGCAAACTGCTTTAGCATTTGTAAAACAGTTATCACCAGATACCTGTCGATTAAAAGTGGGTAAAGAAATGTTTACTTATTTTGGTCCTGCATTTGTTAAAGAATTGGTCGATTTAGGTTTTGATGTATTTTTAGATTTAAAGTTTCACGATATTCCAAACACCGTTGCTAAAGCGGTGACTGCTGCGGCTAAAATGGGTGTATGGATGGTCAATGTACATGCATCGGGCGGTTATGAAATGATGCATAAAGCTAAACAAGCACTTGAGCAGTTTGGCGACAAAGCGCCATTACTGATTGCGGTAACTGTATTAACCAGCATGGACGAAGCTGAACTTGAGCGTTTAGGTATAACTAAATCACCACAAGAGCAAGTTATGCATTTAGCTAAATTAACAAAGCAAGCAGGACTTGACGGTGTCGTGTGTTCCGCGCAAGAAGCGCAAAGTTTAAAGGCTGCTTTAGGGAAAGAGTTTAAATTAGTTACGCCAGGTATTCGCCCAGCGGGCAGTGATGCAGGCGATCAAAAACGTATTATGACACCTAAAGAAGCGATTGAAGCGGGTAGTGACTATTTAGTGATTGGGCGTCCGATCACTCAGGCACAAAATCCTGTAAAAGTACTAAATGATGTAAATGAATCAATAGCTTAAATTAAAAATTAGCATAATTGAGAGCAGTTCCTTACAACTGCTTTTCTTTGTGCTACATTTAAATTATGGGTGTGCAGTGAGGGATTTGCTTTGCGTATAATAATATTTTTAGTTGTAATTATCATTAGTGGCTTTGCTGTAAATAAATATGTTTTTTCAACTAAAATGTATGATGATGTTTCAAATGTTACTGACTTGGTATCTGGTTACCCCGTTGATTTATTCAAGTTTAAAAAAATTGCTCAAAATTATGCCCAGCATCTGTGTTACACCAATGAAGGTGTGTTAGCAGGAATAGATGTTAGCAGCAGAGACTGTGTTGCGACACATGATGAAATGCAAAATGAGTGTACAGAAAAAGTTTTTAGGCTAGCGCCGTTAAATCTAGATTCTAAAAAAGAATTAATTGAATACTCAAATGAATATTCTCGCTGTACCTTACCTTATAAAAATATTAGGTTATAAATTTCAGATACTAAAAAGCCACTTAGGTTTAAAACTTAAGTGGCTTTTTATTTAATTATTTTAAACGAATAGACTTAGCTTCAATATCAATTAAGCCTTGTTTAAATAAACCGCCAATGGCTTTTTTGTAATTTGCTTTGCTGGTCGAAAAGACTTTTTTAATTAATTCAGGATCAGACTTATCGCCTATGGCTAATATGCCACCCTCATCCTTTAGTTTTTCCATTATTTTTTCACCAAGCTCGCTTACTTTACCCATGCCTGGTTTTTCAAGTATGACGTCAATTTTTCCGTCTTCACGTACTTTTTGAATAAATCCTTTTAGCTTTTGACCAACAAACAGGTTTTTAAACACCATGTTGTAAAACACGACGCCAAAATGGGATTCTTCAATAAGCACCTTGTAACCAATATCAGTTTTGCCTGCAACAATTAAGTCAACTTCTTGTAAGTGACTATACTGAGGCTCATCTTTTGATAAAAAACGGTTAAAGTTAGTTGAGGCACAAATACGCTGACTGGCGTTATCAAGATATAAACGCACTAAATATGAGTAGCCTTCTTGCATACGTGGTTTTTGTTCATTAAACGGTGCGAGTACGTCTTTTTCTAAGCCCCAATCTAAAAACGCGCCTATGCTGTTTATTTCTTTTACACGCAGTAGGGCATATTCACCCACTTGAGCATGCGGCTTTTTAGTTGTGGCTGTTGGCAGGTTTGCATTATCTAAAAATGTGAATACACTGATGCTATCGCCGGCTTCAAGCTCATGTTTTATTTCATGTTTAGGTAAAAAAACTTCACCTAAGTCATGCCCATCTAAATAGGCACCTTCGTTGCTGACTTCTTTAACAAAAAGGGTTTGGGTGGTTCCTAGGTAACTCATAATTATTCCTGCTCAGGCTTTTTTTTACGACGCATCGGGGTATCACCATCAATATTAAGAGGTGCTTTAATTGGGGCCGCTGGCTTTTTCGGTTTTGCTTTTCGTTTTGGCTGTGGCTTATTCGCGGTCACTGCTTTTTTAGTCGGTTTAATTGGCGCTACTTTTTTCTCTTTAATACCTTTAAATTTCGCTTTGAAACCCTCAACAGCAGCAAACGATAATTCATCATTTAAAAATGATTTTATTGCCAAGTAACTTGCCCAATCTTTAGGGCCCACAAGTGATAATGCGTTACCTTTAAAACCAGCACGACCAGTTCTACCAATACGATGAACGTATTCTTCTGCGTGTTTTGGTAAATCAAAGTTAATAACATGGGTAACACTGAGTAAATCTAAACCGCGCGAAGCAACATCTGTAGTAATTAATATTTTAAAGTTTTCACGGCTAAACGCATCCATAATATCAAGGCGCTTACTTTGAGTTAAATCCCCAGCTAATGCGACAGATTTAAAGCCTTTACTATTTAATGATTCACTTAAACGGCTGGTATCAGCTCGTGTGGCAGTAAATATAATGCACTGGCCGACGTTATCTTGGTTTAAAAAGTGCTCAAGCAGTGCTTCTTTATGATCAAGGTGGTCAGCTAAATACAATGTTTGTTTAATATCACTGTGTTGCTCATTGGCTGCACTGAGCATAATTTGTTTTGGTTTTTTTAATAAATTACGCGATAACGCATCAACTTGAGCATGATCTAATGTCGCCGAAAACAACAAAGTTTGACGAAGACGATGATCGGCCAGTTCATTAATTAATTTAAGTTGATCGGTAAAACCTAAATCTAAAATACGGTCAGCTTCATCAAATATAAGTAACTCTAGGCCACTTAATTGTAATGAACGTTGCTTTAAATGATCGGCTAAACGACCCGGTGTGGCGACCACAAAGTGAGGGTCGTTACGCAGTGCTTTAATTTGGTCGTTAAAATTTTCGCCACCGAGGATTTTAACGGCCTTTATGTTGGTACCGGCAATAAGTAATCGAAGTTGAGTAAAAACTTGGGTCGCAAGCTCACGAGTTGGAGCAACAATAAGTACACGAGGATCACGTTTACTGAGTGCTTTTTGTTTCATTACACGCTGCACAGCCGGTAATAAAAACGCTAAAGTTTTGCCTGACCCAGTTTTTGACTGAGCGAAAATGTCATGTCCCGCCAGTGCCGTTGGCACAGCATGAGCTTGAATATCGGTAGGCTGGGTGATCCCTTGGTGCGCTAATTGTGTTTCTAGGCGAGTATCAATCCCAAGATCAGTAAAGTGCAATGTATGTTTCTCCAATATGAGCAAGTCTGTATAAATTTATCCGCGCATTATAGCCCACTGAGCTACTGCGCTAACAGTAAAAAGCGCATTATCATCCATTTTTTTGCATTTAAATAAAAAAAGCGTAAAATACGCGCCCCATATGCGCCGGATTTACGATTCGGTAAACCGCCCCTTGCGGGTTTTAAAAGCAAAATAGGAATACCATGACTGCTGTCCATAAAGATAATGTAACCAGCGAACACTTTGTTGTATGCGCTCTGTATAAATTTGTTTCTCTGCCGGATTTTGAAGCACTTCGCCAACCTTTACTTAATGTAATGGAGCAAAACGAAGTACGAGGCACTTTATTAATTGCCGCAGAGGGGATTAACGGTACTGTCTCTGCAAAACGTGAAGGCATAGATAATTTACTTGCGTGGTTAGACACCCAACCAAATTTAGACAACATTGTTACCAAAGAATCATTTGATGACGAATGCCCGTTTTATCGCACAAAAGTTAAGCTGAAAAAAGAAATTGTGACTATGGGTGTTGAAGGCGTAGACCCATTAAAAGTAGTGGGCAGTTATGTTAAGCCACATGAATGGAATGCCCTTATTTCTGATCCAGAGGTGATCCTTGTTGATACCCGTAATGATTACGAAATTGAAATTGGTACGTTTCAAAACGCAGTAGATCCAAACACTAAAACGTTCCGTGAATTTCCTCAGTGGGCCAAAGAAAACCTAGACCCATCAAAACATAAAAAAGTAGCCATGTTTTGTACTGGTGGTATTCGCTGTGAAAAATCAACAGCCTATATGAAAGAGCAAGGTTTTGATGAGGTATATCACCTTGAAGGCGGCATATTAAAATACCTAGAAGAAGTGCCAAAAGAAGAAACCATGTGGGAAGGCGAGTGTTTTGTATTTGATAACCGTGTAGCGGTAAATCATGACTTACAAAAAGGCTCATACGATCAATGTCACGCATGTCGCATGCCTATCACAGAAGAAGAAAAGCAAAAGCCAGAATACATGGAAGGGGTGTCGTGTCACCACTGTATTGACAATGTAACCGATGAACAACGCGCTCGCTTTGCAGAGCGCCAAAAGCAAATAGAGCTTGCTCAAGCGCGCGGTGAAGGCCACATTGGTAACGAAGCACAAGCTGTTTTACAACAACGTAAAGAAGCTAAAAAAGCGCAAAAAGAAGCACAGCGAAATAAATAAGCGGTACTTTTTGTTTGTACGTTATTAATAAAAAAACCTCAGTTTTAACTGAGGTTTTTTATTTTATACTCTTTTCACAATTGCTTGTATCTGTAGTAGAGAGCGTGACCTTGTTGGCAGCATTGACGAGCACACATTTTGTGTTTTTATCGAGCTTTTTCTTTTGAATAACGGTAAATTCACCTTCATCAGCAGCATATAGATTATACTGATACGCGGTGTTGCCCCCTTCAAATAAAGCAGTAAATAATCCACCGACTAGTCCACCAACAATGGCGCCGCCAATCATTTCTTCTTTGTTGCCATCCAAGCTATCTACAAAGCCAAACCCCGCACCAGCAGCTATTCCAGTTCCCACTTCTGAGGAGAGTGTTACTTTTTGTATTGATTCAACAGACGCATAATAACGTTTAACAACTTGATTTTGATCTGCCCGATCAATCCCTGGTGATGCACAGCCTGATAGCAAGATCACCATAATTAAACTCTTTTTCATAAATGTGCCTTTAATAAAAATATTGATGAGCTAAATCATAGTCATAAATGTAATTTAAATATGTGTGGATTTTGTATGCAGCTGTAAAAATATGTAAGAGTGGCTAGCATGCTTAATTTCAGCTTACTGTTTTGCTAATTTATCGTACTTAGCTATTTATTGATCATAGAGCTGTTAAACTACGTAACATAATGCAAATAATAATTAATTAGGGTGAACCTTTGAAATCGCGAATTTTTTTTACCAGCGTGTTTTTTTCTTTAATGTCGTTAAGTTTATCTGTAAAGAGTGCCAATGTCGTGGTGGAGCAGGTAGCGATGGAACATGCTAAAGAGCAAGTTCAGGCTGTCGGTAACGCCGAAGCAATTCATTCGGTTATTTTATATCCGGCTGTGGGCGATAAA contains:
- a CDS encoding CvfB family protein → MSYLGTTQTLFVKEVSNEGAYLDGHDLGEVFLPKHEIKHELEAGDSISVFTFLDNANLPTATTKKPHAQVGEYALLRVKEINSIGAFLDWGLEKDVLAPFNEQKPRMQEGYSYLVRLYLDNASQRICASTNFNRFLSKDEPQYSHLQEVDLIVAGKTDIGYKVLIEESHFGVVFYNMVFKNLFVGQKLKGFIQKVREDGKIDVILEKPGMGKVSELGEKIMEKLKDEGGILAIGDKSDPELIKKVFSTSKANYKKAIGGLFKQGLIDIEAKSIRLK
- a CDS encoding lipopolysaccharide assembly protein LapA domain-containing protein, which produces MFKVLKIILAALFLIGAFVLGSQNPQLTQINYIIASNTLPLAVIISICFLLGVVVGCFVSFKLFTQLKWQNYRLKKQLTPEKDNKKRIANKDT
- the lapB gene encoding lipopolysaccharide assembly protein LapB codes for the protein MIELLFLLLPVAAGYGWIMGKNSAKNQAHQFNRQITSEYSKGLKFLLDREEDQGLEHLINLLEVAADSVEHYSTLATMFRRRGELDRAIKIHELLLKHPSLNEKQAANSRLELAEDYIMAGLLDSAEEHLIWLVKNSHADALDPIISLYSQTREWEKGINMFEAHTELFSKEQHFKAIANFYCEHAITSNNPQLMRKAISLNFKTIRPLYELGLSAYTKEDYVKAIYYWRELICQFTFFAPLFIEKLAHSYKQLKLTHQFHELITELLEKGGVMIKIQHCQALLEQGHTEQAFEFLTDNLKRQPTIRGFSFLLQLMSTENKNTKDVLNQIDKLVTSYIATKPDFQCQHCGFTSYTIYWNCPSCKHWETIVPSRGLDGF
- a CDS encoding DEAD/DEAH box helicase — protein: MHFTDLGIDTRLETQLAHQGITQPTDIQAHAVPTALAGHDIFAQSKTGSGKTLAFLLPAVQRVMKQKALSKRDPRVLIVAPTRELATQVFTQLRLLIAGTNIKAVKILGGENFNDQIKALRNDPHFVVATPGRLADHLKQRSLQLSGLELLIFDEADRILDLGFTDQLKLINELADHRLRQTLLFSATLDHAQVDALSRNLLKKPKQIMLSAANEQHSDIKQTLYLADHLDHKEALLEHFLNQDNVGQCIIFTATRADTSRLSESLNSKGFKSVALAGDLTQSKRLDIMDAFSRENFKILITTDVASRGLDLLSVTHVINFDLPKHAEEYVHRIGRTGRAGFKGNALSLVGPKDWASYLAIKSFLNDELSFAAVEGFKAKFKGIKEKKVAPIKPTKKAVTANKPQPKRKAKPKKPAAPIKAPLNIDGDTPMRRKKKPEQE
- the trhO gene encoding oxygen-dependent tRNA uridine(34) hydroxylase TrhO, which produces MTAVHKDNVTSEHFVVCALYKFVSLPDFEALRQPLLNVMEQNEVRGTLLIAAEGINGTVSAKREGIDNLLAWLDTQPNLDNIVTKESFDDECPFYRTKVKLKKEIVTMGVEGVDPLKVVGSYVKPHEWNALISDPEVILVDTRNDYEIEIGTFQNAVDPNTKTFREFPQWAKENLDPSKHKKVAMFCTGGIRCEKSTAYMKEQGFDEVYHLEGGILKYLEEVPKEETMWEGECFVFDNRVAVNHDLQKGSYDQCHACRMPITEEEKQKPEYMEGVSCHHCIDNVTDEQRARFAERQKQIELAQARGEGHIGNEAQAVLQQRKEAKKAQKEAQRNK
- the pyrF gene encoding orotidine-5'-phosphate decarboxylase, which encodes MSFEKSKKILIALDYDDQQTALAFVKQLSPDTCRLKVGKEMFTYFGPAFVKELVDLGFDVFLDLKFHDIPNTVAKAVTAAAKMGVWMVNVHASGGYEMMHKAKQALEQFGDKAPLLIAVTVLTSMDEAELERLGITKSPQEQVMHLAKLTKQAGLDGVVCSAQEAQSLKAALGKEFKLVTPGIRPAGSDAGDQKRIMTPKEAIEAGSDYLVIGRPITQAQNPVKVLNDVNESIA